In Thermococcus sp. Bubb.Bath, the genomic window TAGTAGTCGTTCAGCTCCCCGATTTTTCCTATGGCAGGGTTGCTATCAGGCGTTTTAGCATAGTAGCCCGCCCATGTTCTGAGTATAAGAAGCTCCCTCAGGGCCGGGATTATCCTGGTGAAGTAGTAGCTCACCTCGCGCATGAACTCATAGGTCGGATTGAGGTCGTAGGTCGGCCCCAGCTCGTAGCCGACGCCTCCAACAACGCCGCCGTGGCTGGTCTGGGTCAGATAAGCGTGGCCGTACTTGAAGGAAATG contains:
- a CDS encoding FAD-binding oxidoreductase, which gives rise to TNRGVIKTGIVVNATNAWAKLINAMAGIKTPIPIEPYKHQAVITQPIRKGAIKPMVISFKYGHAYLTQTSHGGVVGGVGYELGPTYDLNPTYEFMREVSYYFTRIIPALRELLILRTWAGYYAKTPDSNPAIGKIGELNDY